The genomic interval cgaACCACTAGAATATGGAACGCTCTTTCGACATTAGTTTTCcactccacttttaatataagtataacatTCAAATCAAGAGCGAATGTGAATCTAAGGCAACATCATCACCTACcagcagatctgattgcagccaagcgctagtctatttttttaaaagttcaaagttgtttaaatgaatatttttcaGAGGCTCTATACAAACAAGTATCAGACTGTGGGTCAAACTTCAGCGTGGGCGAACGCCAGCTGGTATGCTTGGCGCGGGCCATCGTGAACAATGACAAAATACTCCTACTAGACGAAGCCACGGCCAACgtggacgcacagacagacgcgCTCATACAAACTGCTATTAAGGAACACTTCAGGAACTGTACCGTGCTCACTGTGGCTCATAGGTTGAATACGGTCATTGATTCTGATAAGGTAAGAATATGTTATTGACACAAGCGGGTACAAGATCGTGGAGTTTAGAAATCTCTTCAAGCGGTCAATATCTATGAATgtttagtacgcgacacgtcgaaattgcaatcagggagggaacgccccgcacactcgcacagtccccgcgctaacccgatgcgggcgagcgcgggtgacgtgcataCGTGCGTGTGTGCAGAgagaccccgattgccatcaaaACCTACTCGTGATAAGCTAAAGATCGTTTACCTATAACCCTTCTCTGTGCTAAAAGTCAAAATCGGCTATTTCGCATGGACAGTGAAAAGctgccagacagacagatagagacactttcacatttataacacaAGATTAGTATGATTTAGATACAAATtacttgactacaatctcacctttttgtctggtgggaggcttcggccgtggctagttaccaccctaccggcaaagcagtgccgccaagcgatttagcgttccggtacgatgccgtgtagaaaccaaagggggtatgggtttaataaaaactgccataccccttccaggttagcccgctatcatcttagactgcatcatcacttaccaccaggtgagattgcagtcaagggctaacttgtatctgaataataaaaccctggtggtaagtgataatgcagtctatgatggaagcgggctaacctggaaggggtgtggcagtttttttattcattaagcTCATACCACTTTGGTTTCTATTCAGCATCGCACCgaaacgcttaatcgcttggcagcacgactttgccggtagggtcgTAGCTAGCCACGGCGGAAGCCGCCCACCAGACTAACAGATATTTTACAGATTTTGGTGCTGGACGCGGGTAATTTGGTGGAGTTTGACCACCCGCACATATTGCTGCAGACCAAGAAGGGATACTTTCGCAAAATGGTCGCAGAGACCGGCCCCGCCATGTCGCAGTTGTTGCACAAAGCTGCAGCAGAGGTACATTCACAAGAATTGTATAGAGGATTTTTATTGTATAGAGGATGGTAGGAGGAGGAGgcagaagctgtgatagcctagtggttaggacttccgccttctaattgaaggtcaagggttcgatcccgggtacgcacttgtaacttttcggagttatatgcgttttaagtaattaaatatcacttgctttaacggtgaaggaaaacatcatgaggaaacctgcatgccttagaatTTTCTATaaatattgttctcaaaggtgtgtgaagtctaccaatccgcacatggccagcgtggtagattatggtcaaaaccctactctgagaggagacccttgctctgtagtgagccatacactttcgcatttataatattagtatggatttctaatGTTGTTCAGCTacgaaataagcctaaaatgattaacatatttatttgtttcagaattacaataaaattaaacaaggCGAATAATGTaaaatagtatattttattctttaattaaatagtaATAATGTACAATCTATTATTTGTCTTTTATTACATaacttacttatttataaatatgcCATTTTTAATGAGATGcctattacttttaaaatatattttaattttaaacaatatgAATAATTTTAGGTTATGATACACAACACATTAACTATTTTCGGGTTAATATTGATGTAAACCTAAATATAAATacggtttttaataattaagccCTATAAGTAATGAATATTTACATCGTTAATTACAAGATTTCATGTTTtgtttatagttttagtgattgtATTCTAAAGTCATATGCAATAAgtctttctttctaatttcttaGAACAGATTTAGATTAGAAAAGTCTAAGTAGTAAATTATTTCAAACAGTCTCTATATTGCAATTAAGACTACACAGTTGTAGCTCCATCCGCTTTTTAAAGTTCTGAATGATTGTATCCATGCGCCTGAAATCAAATCCTTTGTTTgagtttatatatatattttatatttttaaccttCTAATAaccactaatattttttttaaatatttatctctGCGTTTTTTAcacatgtaggtatatacaatagccggcaaaaaatattgtaaatcgacctttagaatgagatttcggcattgtagagcgttgtctctgtcactcatacctacgtgaggttttgtcggtctcaacgacagagacaatgctctacgaaaccgctcttTCTAATGGtccatgtacatatttctttcggcctactgtaataatatttaaatgttttatttcttttattcgTACTCATTTTATATTTGCTCTTatcaaattgttattttatatgtttctttttaagctagtaataaaaggatagaattattaattttaattcatcAACAGggaaaagtaaataaaagtaCTCACTTTTTCTCTTCTTCAGTTTCTAGTAGTTCTAACGCCTCTATAGTTTTCACGAGATAATCCCTGGAACACAAAAAGAACTGCAGTTAGTTCTAAGTTGCCAATTTCCTATTATTACCCTAGttaaatattaacataattaaaaaaaaaacgaaagtaACATGTCTATGGATTGGATAGTAACAAAagatataacgcgtaaaattttactcctcacgtgccattttaactttttgtgtcaaatttcatgtgaaaagtatgattttagtcattattataaaggtgaaccgCACTTTCGACATGAGCCATagatttaaaatggcgcgtgaggagtcatttttacggactataggtGCTAAGGGAAGTTATATGAATACTCACTCCGCTTTGACAGTAAGATGCGCAGCACAAGCCATTCTCAGTAGGGTGGTCTCGAGTCTCGCGCGGAACACGGCGGCGCGCGACGTGGGCCTCGCGCCGGCCCACAGGCGGGACACCTCCTCGCACACCGTCTCGCTTATGTCGCGCACGTACCGCGAACACGACGCGCCGCAGATGCTATCCACCTGCGATGACGAAACACTTGTACAAGACCAAAAAATGTGGTACTCATTCGTAATCGATTCATTTTCGATTAATCGTGAAAATACGATTTGAAGTGGCCGTCATGGAAAACGTACGTACGCGTGcgcactcattcgattcgtGATTTGACGGATCCTTAAAAACAGAGAAATTAAGAGGGATTTAGTAGTGCGCTCCAAAGTCCAAACCAATGTATGAGATAAATGAGAGCCAAATTGGCTCTCATTtatcaaacctcgtgactttaggcgCCAGTCTTGAGCATTGGATTTTTTATGGGGACACCTTGGcgtctttaatttatttatattacaacaaagtacataatattatattgtgtattaaattaagtttgtatAACTTGTATTGAAGCTTTCAGAGCTAATTTTACAGAACAATATTATTAGGCCTTTACAGCCGTCCAAAAAGTGCCTCAGTGGACGGTATTTCACGTCCACCAGGCGGGGTATTGGTAAAGTTTTCAACTAGCAATAATCGCACCTCGGATTAACCTCATTGGTTACGATATTGCCTCTGCGCAAAGTTAACTTGAACATTTTATACCAACGTATATCACCGTCCGAAACAGTCGATATTGTAGCGCAATTAAAGTCGCCACTAGCGCCACCTATCAAAGAATTTATGAAGTAAACCATTTCATACTAATGAAATGATACTATTGGTAGTTCCTAAAtcctaatatattttttcatgcGAGTTGTAGAATTTGCTTATCTATACCTGAATTAGTACTAATAAATTATAaggaggtaaagtttgtttgtagggggtaatctctggaactactgaaccgattttgaaaattctttcaccagtagaaagcaacattattcctgagtgacatctatactaatattataaatacgaaagtgtgtctgtctatctgtctgtccgtctgtctgtctgtcttctagcttttcacggcctaacagtttaacctattttaaaacgagtaaaatgttggcgggggacaggactctctaactgactatcatgcttcttaattatttatttgtatttttgtgttttctttggttatttattagtaagttgttagaatactcaattgtgttagtttatcttttagtgaagtaggtaggtttaaattagtatgtagtacagtttttatcataagaatagatatagttgtatgaatagcgttaaggaaatatagtagtaagttatgtacttagtattaagagcgccacctcgccaacaaactggcccaccagtttggcgagatagatatgtaggaaactttgtaaaattattatgaataaataaattaaaaaaaaaaaaaactgagagAGACATGCTTTTTTACCGAGtcaagtcacgtaatcaagacaatgtgcggaataaGGATAAgcgtaccgaacgggcgtgggccgacttttatgctaagcaactgcctaagcttggcgatcgcgggtgtccggctattaggcgtctataggtggtggtctgtgcctCCGGATTTATTAAGATAAACTTACCTCAGCGTGAACCGCAATAAGGTTGTTTATGATCTCGTACACATAGGGGCGAGCGTCGTCCACGATCGCGTCTGGGTCCAGCTCGTGCCTGCCCATGTACATGCTGGGCTCTATGGTGCCCACCAGCGGGTCTCCCTTGTGCTCTAGGTAAGTCTCAGCGATGCTCGACTCGAGGTTGCTTAGGGCTTCTTTGGTTGTTTGCAGAGCTAGTAGCGGCTTGGGGAATTCGAAActggaaattaaaaaaactttttttttagtctTTTTAGATTCTGGCGCAGCGGTTTGCGCTGTCGATttgaaaaatccatactaatactataaatgcgaaaatgtatatctctctgctagcttttaacggttcatccgtttagccgattttgacgaaattttgttacagagatagcttgcatctcgagatggtctcagaaaatcaaagttcccatgtaattttaaaaacctaaatccacatggatgaagttgCAGCCAACATCTacttggtgcagagatagcttgcattctgaagATGGTCATAGACTGCTTTTTGCGCCGAAAATCAAACATCCCACAAGatacttaaaaacctaaatccaggcggacaaagtcgcggcgAACGCCTACGCTGGAGAAACGGAGAAACGCTAGTGTGAAGGCGCTCTAACATACTTTTCAAAGGAAGTAGAGACGGATGGCAGAGTGACGCGTCGTGTGTACTGCGCGTTACTGGCCGCGATCAGGAGCCTCTGCTGCGACGAGCGCACTCGTCCATCGCCCAACGTTCTGTTTGGCTCCTCTAGAGGCTGGTCCAGCGCCACTGACAAACTCGTATTGGTAAAAtcctgaaattaaaaaaaaaaataacgaaactagctgatgcccacgactcgcagacgtggatttaggtttttaataatcccgtgggaactctttgattttccgggataaaaagtatgtcactctcagagtcctttaactatacccatgcaaaaaatcacgtcaataggtggctccgttgcaacgtgattgaaggacttgTGAAGGAGTGATCGTGAAGtttaacaaaatataggattttttatatttatttttcgcgttttttaagGTATATGGTAGCTGATATggttatcagtaatcatcagtactttcacctgtcttcgtttttgccagaattctggttacaccctgcatATCTAACCATAGCTGGTCGTCATGCTGCAAGGCGAGCTCCTCGAGCATGGCCACGAAAGCCAGCAGTATCTGCTGCGTGTGTTACCGCAGTGCGATAAGAGGCTCGCTGCCTTCATTCAGCAGCGGCGTCTCTCGCCTGCCGCTCGCGAACACGCTTTTCGTATTGAGGATAAGGGTTTCTAGGAGACACTTAGTCACTTACTCAGGACTTAAAGTATAAAAAAGCCACTATTTTTGAAAGTAAGTGTATATGTAACCATACCTGGTCGTCTTGCTGCAAGGCGAGCTCCTCGAGCACGGCCACGAAAGCCAGCAGTATCTGCTGCGTGTGTTTCTGCAGTGTGGTGAGAGGCTCGCTGCCTTCACTCAGCAGCAGCGTCTCTCGCCTGCCGCTCGCGAACACGCATTTTCGTATTGAGGATAAGgctttttatttgtttctagGAGACACTTAGTCACTTACTCAGGTCTTAAAGTATAAAAAACCactatttttaaaagtaattatatATCTAACCATACCTGGTCGTCATGCTGCAAGGCGAGCTCCTCGAGCACGGCCACGAAAGCCAGCAGTATCTGCTGCGTGTGTTTCCGCAGTGCGGTCAGAGGCTCGCTGCCTTCACTCAGAAGCGGCGTCTCTCGCCTGCCGCTCGCGAACACGCATTTGTGTATTGAGGACAACGCGTCGTTCAGATACGTTTGTAAAAGATGTGGCTGGAAAAAGGTATAAacaagattaaaaataaaatttaacaggTTGTCTGGTATACACCGCCAAAACCGGACGTGAGCAACGCCAACGTGTTATAGTGACTAAGAAACTAGTCGGGTATACACCGATAAAGTAAGAAGTAAGCAAAGCCGCTGCTTAATTCTTTCGAACAAAATTAAcaaatgattaaaataaaaataaatatttctcacGTCCGAAGCTAGTCGGGTGTACACTGACAAAAACCGGACGTGAGTAAAGCAAATGTATTATTCATACTGACTAACAAAATTAGTAAGTTTCAAATAAATCTTTACTTACGTCCGAAACTAGTTGGGTATACACCGCCAAAACTTTGACATGAGTAAAGCCGATGTATTATTGTTCATAGTGACTCACAAGATTGGTTATGGCTCCGTAGTCGCTGAACTCTTGTATCTTCCACGTCTCCTTGCCCGCGAGCCCCTTGACGCGCTTGTGCGCGCGCTGCAGGAACACCGTCATGCCGTGCACGCGGTAGTCGAATATCACCTTTTCCACTATGCTCAATGgctgaaaatagaaatattcaAGGTGTCTACAGATTTGCTTGATTTTTGACTTCTGGTTGTTTTCAAGTTACACAAGCTCAAGGACAAATCTTCAAACTGTTTACCTTTCGCTAAAATCGTTTTTAACGAAAGGTAAAATCGTTCGTTTCGTTAAAATCGTTTtaatgaaaggtacagagaatCTTGCATCTCAGggatggatataggctacttattgtcccggaaaatcaaagactttccatgggattttttgaAATCAAAATGCACACCgaagaagtcgcaggcatcatgtaatatttagattttacctGTGAAGGCAAGTCGAGCTTCAACAAGGACTCGTAGGCCTCCCTGAGACTGCGCAGGTTGGCGAGCAGGCGCGACCGCAGCACGTCCGCGCTGGGCGGCACGCCGCCGGCCAACAGGCACGCACGCATGTGCTCCGAGAACAACTGCACGGCCGCTATTATCATCTCCTGCAATGATAATAAATTGAAGATAAGGTACATGGAAAATTTCTCGCCTTTTCAGATTGGTCAAAAGTGAAAACGCATTTCTTACCATAAGTTACCTGTGAATTCCCAGTAGTCGCTTAGCAAATTTTTATAACCTTCGCTTTCAATGTACGACATAGTTTAAACTTATCTTGGTCAGAACTACTACTGCGCAACACGCCGACCGCACCAAGAACCTTCGCTTTCAATGTGcgaccaaagataatatatacaagtaagatcgctaacgtcatacattcatttaaagcttgcgtaaaactcctttaagtcgccggtaccttgtaggtcaactccttatagtgtgatggtgttattgtgcaagctaaaatgtgagttatcgaatttatttagtgccatctatcgaacagctgatgaaactcaattttatttagagccaactcaacttttaatttttttatgaagcaCATGACGTCTTGGCTTGGATTTTGGGAGTGACCTATCGTATCTTGATACCTACCAACATCTGTTGGTATCAAGATCAGGCCAATGCTGGTATCATTTTCGAATAAATCAGGGAtgctaaatttatttatggaatCATACTGGcacccacagattagagaatctCTAATCTGTGACCTATCTGTAACCTTACAAGATATCCCTACCAAAGGAAAATAATATCTTGTTGATGAAAAGCCGTATTTTGCACTTTTTTGTCGTGTACACGTACATAGGtaaatttcataaataaaacaaccagtgagtatatttaataataataataattttattttcaagtaacaagtcattttgttacgccatctactggaattttgtaatactacttcagctatccaaagcaaaagATAGAACTTGCTATGaatatcgtaaagttcaatgagtcaataattaaaattaagaattagctttttccgatggtgatgttgtgaaaattttgtattttgttactaaatataaataaatttgatgaaccagacaagtgaaatatgatatttcgtcaaatccataaaaaacatatttcatacgaaccaagtgacgccatctagtaatagtcttgaactagttacaattttaaatagacagttagcgatctgtacttgtttaatatattatctttggtgcGACATAGTTTAAACTTATCTTGGTCAGAACTACTACTGCGCACCACGCCGACCGCACCAAGAACCTTCGCTTTCAATGTGCGACATAGTTTAAACTTATCTTGGTCAGAACTACTACTGCGCACCACGCCGACCGCACCAAGAACCTTCGCTTTCAATGTGCGACATAGTTTAAACTTATCTTGGTCAGAACTACTACTGCGCACCACGCCGACCGCACCAAGAACCTTCGCTTTCAATGTACGACATAGTTTAAACTTATCTTGGTCAGAACTACTACTGCGCACCACGCCGACCGCACCAAGAACCCTCGCTTTCAATGTGCGACATACTTTAAACTTATCTTGGTCAGAACTACTACTGCGCACCACGCCGACCGCACCAAGAACCTTCGCTTTCAATGTGCGACATAGTTTAAACTTATCTTGGTCAGAACTACTACTGCGCACCACGCCGACCGCACCAAGAACCTTCGCTTTCAATGTGCGACATGGTTTAACGTGGGTATCTTGGTCAGAACTAATGTTTACCTTAAGATCGGCGTTCCGCTTTGGGTCCGAGGGCTGCCCCGCCAGCTCGCCGGCGAAGTACCGCCTCGCTAAAGGCCAGAGAGCGTGCAGTTCGGCCGCCAGGGCGCCGCACG from Maniola hyperantus chromosome 4, iAphHyp1.2, whole genome shotgun sequence carries:
- the Sec5 gene encoding exocyst complex component 2, producing MGPPPVVTGISPKEGPPGTKVTIRGEFLGTSPTDLIGLKICGCDCLLSGEWKSKNKIVARSGPCKGRGDIIVTTKSGGEGTSTVQFRGYHESIGPVKESAVWVEEAAPPSLPWGRRPMSPTAYTPPDPLGLSTEGDDCKFPEEELNELFPDGSGKLSDENFQPGWYLLEHHSNTSFEDLRAGMVFLQRKVEGQKEGQLSFLKANTGAVMDQLDRLVLLKNMYEEDQRKNGKEPLPSLQAAIEESISLADSLFSEILSRKENADKTREALSLLTRHKFLFQLPATIDKNIRKKEYDLVVNDYSRVKNLFGNTDVKLFQKILDEIDKKIEELKENLHTRMKTMPVNVQEQTKYIRLLNSLNWEGDAAWIAITTRKEYLMSLMNKVKDHFKQKEDQESGEKGRRKAKEPESEGSWSAVRSAWCAAACGALAAELHALWPLARRYFAGELAGQPSDPKRNADLKEMIIAAVQLFSEHMRACLLAGGVPPSADVLRSRLLANLRSLREAYESLLKLDLPSQPLSIVEKVIFDYRVHGMTVFLQRAHKRVKGLAGKETWKIQEFSDYGAITNLPHLLQTYLNDALSSIHKCVFASGRRETPLLSEGSEPLTALRKHTQQILLAFVAVLEELALQHDDQDFTNTSLSVALDQPLEEPNRTLGDGRVRSSQQRLLIAASNAQYTRRVTLPSVSTSFENFEFPKPLLALQTTKEALSNLESSIAETYLEHKGDPLVGTIEPSMYMGRHELDPDAIVDDARPYVYEIINNLIAVHAEVDSICGASCSRYVRDISETVCEEVSRLWAGARPTSRAAVFRARLETTLLRMACAAHLTVKAEDYLVKTIEALELLETEEEKKRMDTIIQNFKKRMELQLCSLNCNIETV